From one Eucalyptus grandis isolate ANBG69807.140 chromosome 9, ASM1654582v1, whole genome shotgun sequence genomic stretch:
- the LOC104418909 gene encoding ER lumen protein-retaining receptor erd-2.2 has translation MSLQKRPIHAVATWVRRQPPKVKAFLAVVSGMAALVLLRFVVHDHDNLFVAAEAVHSIGIGVLIYKLMKEKTCAGLSLKSQELTAIFLAVRLYCSFVMEYDIHTILDLSTLAATLWVMYMIRFKLKSSYMEDKDNFANYYVLIPCAVLALFIHPSTSHNLVNRISWAFAVYLEAASVLPQLRVMQNTKIVEPFTAHYVFALGVARFLACAHWVLQVLDSRGHLLVALGYGLWPSMVLISEIVQTFILADFCYYYVKSVLGGQLVLRLPSGVV, from the exons ATGAGCCTGCAGAAGAGGCCGATCCACGCGGTGGCTACATGGGTGCGGAGGCAGCCCCCCAAAGTCAAGGCCTTTCTGGCCGTCGTCTCCGGCATGGCGGCGCTGGTCCTGCTCCGGTTCGTCGTCCACGACCATGACAACCTCTTCGTCGCCGCCGAGGCCGTCCACTCCATCGGCATCGGCGTCCTTATTTATAAGCTCATGAAGGAGAAGACTTGCGCTG GGCTATCACTCAAATCCCAGGAACTAACAGCTATATTTTTAGCTGTTAGGCTGTACTGCAGTTTTGTAATGGAATATGACATACACACAATCCTGGACTTATCTACGTTGGCAGCAACCCTGTGGGTTATGTATATGATCCGTTTCAAGTTGAAGTCCAGCTACATGGAGGACAAGGACAACTTTGCTAATTATTATGTG TTGATACCTTGTGCTGTGTTGGCTTTGTTTATTCATCCGTCAACTTCACATAACCTAGTAAACCGGATATCATGGGCATTTGCTGTCTACCTAGAAGCTGCATCAGTACTACCACAGCTGCGTGTTATGCAGAACACAAAG ATTGTCGAACCATTCACAGCACACTATGTGTTTGCATTGGGAGTGGCGAGATTTTTGGCCTGTGCCCATTGGGTACTTCAG GTTCTAGACAGCCGTGGGCACTTACTGGTGGCACTGGGTTATGGGTTATGGCCTTCCATGGTTCTTATCTCCGAGATTGTCCAAACATTCATTTTAGCAGATTTCTGCTATTACTATGTTAAAAG TGTGCTCGGAGGACAGCTTGTTCTACGTCTCCCCTCTGGGGTGGTATGA
- the LOC104418910 gene encoding uncharacterized protein LOC104418910, which produces MAYGRRSTASSISEAFTDLSPLPYPVLLILGLIFIFLGTSWYFSLEDFVESTEEQLGWILLAAPLVLLLLVRWLPTSMEDSAGFFATSPWDRRRRMYRQPTEGSSPWGVAALIVLLLVLMQYQSAFQESWFNPF; this is translated from the coding sequence ATGGCCTATGGTAGAAGAAGCACCGCTTCTTCAATCTCCGAGGCCTTCACAGACCTCAGTCCTCTTCCATACCCGGTCCTGCTCATCCTAGGATTGATCTTCATCTTCCTGGGCACATCATGGTACTTCAGCTTGGAGGATTTCGTGGAAAGCACCGAGGAGCAGCTGGGCTGGATTCTATTGGCCGCGCCGCTGGTCTTGCTTCTCCTGGTCCGGTGGTTGCCGACGTCCATGGAAGACTCAGCGGGCTTCTTCGCCACATCCCCGTGGGACAGGCGGCGCCGAATGTATCGCCAGCCCACCGAGGGAAGCTCACCGTGGGGGGTCGCCGCTTTGATTGTTTTGCTGCTTGTTTTGATGCAATACCAGTCTGCCTTCCAAGAAAGCTGGTTTAACCCTTTTTGA
- the LOC104418908 gene encoding type III polyketide synthase B: protein MSEEILEKYPELAMEGLPTVKQRLDICNEAVTEMAIKASQDCIKKWGRPASDITHLVYVSSSEARLPGGDLYLAKGIKLSPETRRVLLYFVGCSGGVAGLRVAKDIAENNPGSRILLATSETTIIGYKPPSAERPYDLVGVALFGDGAGAMIIGADPDLSIEKPLFELNTAIQHFLPDTEKIIDGRLTEEGISFKLARELPQIIEDNIEGFCSKLMEPIGLSNKDYNRIFWAVHPGGPAILNRLEKRLDLLPDKLRASRQALKDYGNASSNTIVYVLDYMLEESMKMKKDDQSQDAFGLILAFGPGVTFEGILARNLTI from the coding sequence ATGTCCGAAGAGATACTCGAGAAGTATCCAGAGCTTGCCATGGAAGGCCTCCCCACGGTAAAGCAAAGACTAGATATCTGCAATGAGGCAGTGACGGAGATGGCCATCAAGGCGTCGCAAGATTGCATCAAGAAGTGGGGGAGACCCGCGTCAGACATTACCCACTTGGTCTATGTCTCGTCTAGTGAAGCACGGCTACCAGGTGGAGACCTTTATCTCGCAAAGGGTATCAAGCTCAGTCCAGAAACCCGCCGGGTCTTGCTCTACTTTGTTGGCTGCTCTGGAGGTGTTGCTGGACTTCGGGTTGCAAAGGATATAGCGGAAAACAATCCTGGTAGCCGGATTTTGCTTGCTACATCAGAAACTACCATCATTGGGTACAAGCCACCGAGCGCTGAGAGGCCATATGATCTCGTTGGGGTTGCATTATTTGGCGATGGTGCCGGAGCAATGATAATTGGGGCTGACCCGGATTTAAGCATTGAGAAGCCTCTCTTCGAACTTAATACGGCCATTCAACATTTCTTACCAGATACTGAAAAAATTATAGATGGGAGGTTGACAGAAGAGGGAATAAGCTTTAAACTGGCAAGAGAGCTTCCTCAGATCATCGAAGATAACATCGAGGGGTTCTGCTCGAAGTTGATGGAACCTATTGGTTTATCCAACAAAGACTATAACAGAATCTTCTGGGCAGTCCACCCAGGAGGACCAGCAATCTTGAATCGACTTGAAAAGAGACTCGACTTGTTGCCCGATAAATTAAGGGCAAGTAGGCAAGCTTTAAAGGACTACGGCAATGCCAGTAGCAATACCATTGTGTATGTCCTTGATTATATGCTGGAAGAGAGCATGAAGATGAAAAAGGACGACCAGAGTCAAGATGCGTTCGGCTTGATCCTGGCGTTTGGGCCTGGGGTTACATTCGAAGGTATTCTTGCGAGGAACCTCACTATTTGA